In one Vigna radiata var. radiata cultivar VC1973A unplaced genomic scaffold, Vradiata_ver6 scaffold_158, whole genome shotgun sequence genomic region, the following are encoded:
- the LOC106752482 gene encoding non-specific lipid-transfer protein 1: protein MAVTKLALVGSMMACMMITCSYGESTLTCEQVTVWLLPCIPYGIFGGNVSSLCCQGVYSLNAAYKNGDDRRGACQCIKDRAALIPGIDYNYVNEVPEKCGTKCPFKVYPSTNCSAVN from the exons atggCAGTGACTAAGTTGGCATTGGTAGGTTCAATGATGGCTTGCATGATGATAACATGCTCTTATGGTGAATCAACCTTGACATGTGAACAAGTGACTGTTTGGCTGCTTCCATGCATACCTTATGGAATTTTTGGAGGGAATGTGTCATCGTTGTGTTGCCAAGGTGTATACTCTTTGAATGCAGCCTACAAGAATGGGGATGATCGAAGAGGAGCATGCCAATGCATTAAGGACAGAGCTGCACTCATCCCAGGCATCGACTATAACTATGTTAATGAAGTTCCTGAAAAATGTGGCACTAAGTGTCCCTTCAAAGTCTACCCTTCTACTAACTGTTCTGC TGTGAACTAA